The following are from one region of the Alicyclobacillus fastidiosus genome:
- the folE gene encoding GTP cyclohydrolase I FolE — protein MDLEKIEEAVRMILAAVGEDPNREGLLDTPARVARMYQEIFAGLHRDPKEELSARFHVEHGEMVFVRDIPFYSMCEHHLLPFFGTAHVAYLPNDNVVTGLSKLARLVDTVAKRPQVQERMTNEIADVLAEELGAQGVMVVVDAEHLCMNMRGIKKPGSRTMTLAARGRYETDLRLREEVLQIVRYR, from the coding sequence ATGGACTTAGAGAAGATTGAGGAAGCCGTGCGCATGATTCTGGCAGCGGTCGGGGAAGACCCGAATCGTGAAGGTTTATTGGACACACCGGCGCGTGTCGCTCGGATGTATCAGGAGATCTTTGCAGGTCTACATCGGGATCCGAAAGAGGAGCTGAGCGCCCGCTTTCACGTAGAGCACGGCGAGATGGTCTTCGTTCGCGACATTCCGTTTTACTCGATGTGTGAGCACCACCTGTTGCCGTTTTTCGGAACAGCACATGTCGCGTATCTTCCGAATGACAATGTCGTGACAGGGCTGTCAAAACTCGCTCGACTTGTGGATACAGTGGCCAAGCGCCCGCAGGTTCAGGAGCGGATGACCAACGAGATTGCCGACGTCCTGGCCGAGGAGCTCGGTGCACAGGGCGTGATGGTGGTCGTCGATGCGGAGCACTTGTGCATGAACATGCGCGGGATTAAGAAGCCGGGCAGCCGTACGATGACGCTGGCCGCCCGCGGTCGCTACGAGACGGACCTGCGATTGCGCGAAGAAGTCCTCCAGATTGTTCGGTATCGCTGA
- a CDS encoding SGNH/GDSL hydrolase family protein: MQFMAMGDSITYGDGATRPWFAYPFVLARMLRQTRHDEKICAQILAAPGWNSATLYAATQAMGPLPLHKKRAIVIWVGGDDLAYAGLAAAEGVPNPTRVVTSALKRYGTDLAALVRFVRTSTTAPIYLCTQYNPFPNSKIAVEGIAALNAVTEEVATRTGTLCVPSAGWFAGRERALIAGYRTGTLADARVSYPLPIHPNNAGHRVIAEGLYGAIAPNFRV; the protein is encoded by the coding sequence ATGCAATTTATGGCGATGGGCGATTCCATCACATACGGGGACGGCGCTACCCGCCCATGGTTCGCCTATCCATTTGTATTAGCGCGAATGCTTCGACAGACCCGCCACGACGAGAAGATCTGCGCGCAGATCTTGGCTGCTCCTGGTTGGAACAGTGCAACGCTGTATGCCGCCACACAGGCGATGGGGCCATTGCCGCTACACAAAAAACGGGCGATCGTCATCTGGGTAGGCGGCGATGACCTGGCCTACGCGGGGCTGGCCGCGGCTGAGGGAGTTCCCAATCCCACGCGCGTAGTGACGTCTGCGCTGAAGCGCTATGGGACCGACTTAGCGGCGCTCGTTCGATTCGTTCGCACGTCTACGACGGCGCCCATTTATCTGTGCACGCAGTACAATCCGTTTCCCAATAGCAAAATCGCCGTCGAGGGAATTGCAGCACTCAACGCCGTCACAGAGGAGGTCGCCACTCGCACTGGCACCCTCTGCGTCCCCTCCGCCGGGTGGTTCGCGGGCAGGGAACGTGCGCTCATCGCGGGCTATCGTACGGGTACGCTGGCAGACGCAAGGGTGTCATACCCGCTCCCCATTCACCCAAACAATGCCGGGCACCGCGTGATCGCCGAAGGACTGTACGGCGCCATTGCACCAAACTTCCGCGTTTGA
- a CDS encoding recombinase family protein encodes MRKRTAIYIRVSTGAQAADGHSLDVQLEQCLQQANTLGLSQEDIEVYREAGASGEDMNRPELTRLLDDAVQGKLAQVIVKHPDRLSRNVADKAIIVRQLKQHQVQIAFVDVPNWDQTDEANLLFNIISSIAEYELRQIRRRTLSGKLRAAREGQMMPMGIDPYGYKYEAGQFLVDEEEAAIVRLIFAWYVEERLSMRAIAKRLDELGAPTKTRKSLCWSHATVAHILQNEMYIGRYTYNRRKTAKAPLAQSTGRKRVRRVTGWHPGAEWISYTVPHIVDDETFLRATLRRQAARRQGCPRNSHEHLLQGKLRCRVCHRVWYAAASRKEGAQITRMYRRPPERRGEPRQCAHGCRAIQASDVERAVFREVIHRLLHSLEWAELAEAFGGAQSRRVHDELRVLEEQAQRIGQRHERLRNLYLTGDLSHDDYTQQLQVARRQGEQVAFELERLREVKGRSEAESRSRMRALYDSLLDGHGEAIPFAVRRQILCDLVDECLLDASGDSVVIEIRGIITTSTRS; translated from the coding sequence ATGCGCAAGCGGACGGCCATCTACATCCGCGTCTCGACAGGCGCCCAGGCGGCGGACGGCCATAGTCTCGACGTGCAGTTGGAACAGTGTCTGCAACAGGCGAATACACTTGGTTTGTCGCAGGAGGATATCGAAGTGTACCGTGAGGCGGGCGCCTCCGGCGAGGACATGAACCGGCCAGAGCTCACCCGCCTCCTCGACGACGCCGTGCAGGGAAAACTGGCGCAGGTCATCGTCAAGCACCCCGACCGACTATCGCGCAATGTCGCCGACAAGGCGATCATCGTGCGCCAACTTAAGCAACACCAAGTGCAAATTGCGTTTGTCGACGTCCCCAATTGGGATCAGACGGACGAAGCCAACCTCCTGTTTAACATCATCAGTAGTATCGCGGAATACGAACTTCGGCAGATCCGCAGGCGGACGCTATCCGGCAAGCTCCGAGCCGCGCGGGAAGGTCAGATGATGCCAATGGGCATCGATCCCTACGGGTACAAGTACGAAGCTGGGCAATTTCTGGTTGACGAAGAGGAAGCGGCAATCGTCAGGCTGATCTTCGCTTGGTACGTGGAAGAGCGCCTCAGCATGCGAGCTATCGCTAAGCGGCTCGACGAACTGGGGGCCCCCACCAAAACGCGCAAGTCGCTCTGTTGGAGTCACGCTACCGTCGCACACATCTTACAGAATGAAATGTATATCGGCCGTTACACGTACAACCGGCGAAAAACGGCCAAGGCCCCCTTAGCACAGTCGACAGGGCGCAAGCGCGTCCGGCGTGTCACGGGGTGGCACCCGGGCGCTGAATGGATCTCCTACACCGTTCCACACATCGTCGACGACGAGACGTTTTTGCGTGCCACACTGCGCCGTCAGGCGGCGAGGAGGCAGGGATGCCCGCGCAACTCGCACGAGCACCTGCTCCAGGGCAAATTGCGCTGCCGCGTTTGTCACCGGGTTTGGTATGCTGCGGCATCTAGAAAAGAGGGAGCGCAGATCACGCGCATGTACCGGCGACCGCCCGAACGCAGGGGGGAGCCGCGCCAGTGTGCTCACGGGTGTCGTGCGATTCAGGCGAGTGACGTCGAGCGAGCCGTCTTTCGCGAAGTCATTCATCGTCTGCTCCATTCGCTGGAGTGGGCGGAACTAGCTGAAGCTTTCGGCGGCGCGCAGTCGCGGCGGGTGCACGACGAACTGCGGGTGCTGGAGGAACAGGCGCAGCGGATCGGACAGCGACACGAGAGGCTGCGGAATCTGTACCTGACTGGCGACCTGTCGCATGACGACTACACGCAGCAATTGCAAGTCGCGCGGCGTCAAGGCGAACAGGTAGCTTTCGAACTCGAGCGCCTGCGGGAGGTGAAGGGGAGGTCGGAGGCGGAATCGAGGTCTCGCATGCGGGCGCTGTACGACAGTCTCTTGGACGGACATGGAGAAGCGATTCCCTTTGCCGTCCGTAGACAGATCCTGTGCGATCTCGTCGACGAGTGCCTCCTCGACGCGAGTGGCGATTCGGTCGTGATCGAGATTCGTGGGATCATCACCACTTCCACCAGATCCTGA
- a CDS encoding DedA family protein encodes MIQHWIHQFGYFGVFLITFIEAIGFPFPAETTLTLSGIEWTQGVFRLVPLWAAGALGNIVGSTIAYGIGRYLGRPIVLYLGKYIGITPARLDKANEHFQRYEYAVLVIAKFIAGIRILVPYLAGINRMRFWIFWPVNALSAIVWSGAFIIAGHYIGALVSRFWPFIRHNMVLAIIVVCLLIAAFVYHKIRSRRREREAAKTPATELDATDELDRQGQDKGPQS; translated from the coding sequence TTGATTCAACATTGGATTCACCAATTCGGGTATTTCGGCGTGTTTCTCATCACCTTCATTGAGGCGATAGGCTTTCCTTTCCCAGCGGAAACCACGTTGACGTTGTCAGGCATCGAGTGGACGCAAGGGGTTTTTCGGCTGGTTCCACTGTGGGCGGCCGGGGCGCTTGGCAACATCGTGGGATCGACCATTGCCTATGGCATCGGACGCTATCTCGGCCGCCCGATCGTGCTGTACTTGGGTAAGTACATCGGCATTACGCCCGCCCGCCTCGACAAGGCCAACGAACACTTTCAGCGATATGAATACGCGGTCCTCGTCATCGCCAAGTTCATCGCGGGAATTCGAATTCTCGTCCCGTACTTGGCAGGGATCAACCGCATGCGATTCTGGATCTTTTGGCCAGTCAATGCGCTGAGCGCCATCGTGTGGTCGGGTGCCTTCATTATCGCCGGGCACTATATCGGTGCGCTGGTGAGTAGGTTCTGGCCGTTTATCCGGCACAACATGGTCCTTGCCATCATCGTCGTGTGCCTCCTCATAGCGGCTTTTGTCTATCACAAAATCCGCAGTCGCAGGCGTGAGCGGGAGGCTGCGAAGACGCCAGCGACTGAGCTCGATGCGACAGACGAGTTGGATCGCCAAGGGCAAGACAAAGGGCCACAATCATAA
- a CDS encoding MFS transporter has protein sequence MRIPKHWFVVMALALSVGPNLLIMSGFMQIQAIIQNSLNSSSYATMWISIIANVAFAVCIPLGPVIAHRLGPRLSFCCAVIIAACTFVLSAGSANLLLLGVSRAIEGALTGTQLMVLIPLLFISYPAERRNRVLGLVLATLFGSVSLGAILGSISQEQDAWRWLFYLCALCSLAALLAQKGVPQYMFPVPSQPAKDMPKHRFDTLGVILLFMLGIFTVFALGNVLPDGVSSPFVYIPAAISVVLLLLFVFVELGVPHPIVNFKLVASRRSLLGAVIAIVSNLLMLVAMSGLGFAMKTVGKVPSNALPTVYCGLVVSVTVAAVLAASLFDRIGAGPLVLVGSACMLWASYRLMVLGSNVPLDELRILLVLLASGVGLNFVVGLVTCALGGPLNQLPRTMTVVQFLRVLFYSTIAPISQWFLNQVTATDTARDSWGISVANPATAARLHSLVEQYATLSGSQSTAKQLAMNVVASRLQSRAALSSTHHIFFVAFAASACLVVLSCILLLMGKGPSISHKGEH, from the coding sequence GTGCGAATACCCAAACACTGGTTCGTGGTCATGGCACTGGCCTTGTCTGTCGGACCGAATTTACTCATTATGTCAGGTTTTATGCAAATTCAAGCGATCATCCAAAACTCCCTGAACTCCAGCAGCTACGCGACCATGTGGATCTCGATCATCGCAAACGTGGCATTTGCCGTATGTATTCCATTGGGCCCTGTCATCGCACATCGACTTGGTCCGCGACTAAGCTTTTGTTGCGCCGTGATCATCGCGGCCTGTACGTTCGTCCTATCCGCAGGGTCCGCAAACTTGCTTCTACTCGGGGTCAGCCGTGCCATAGAGGGTGCGCTGACAGGTACACAGCTCATGGTCCTCATCCCGCTGCTCTTCATCTCCTATCCGGCTGAACGGCGCAATCGCGTACTCGGATTGGTTCTTGCGACACTGTTTGGATCCGTGTCACTTGGCGCCATATTAGGCTCTATCTCACAGGAGCAAGACGCCTGGCGCTGGTTGTTCTACCTGTGCGCGCTCTGTTCCCTCGCCGCCTTGCTGGCTCAAAAAGGTGTGCCACAGTACATGTTTCCCGTGCCAAGCCAGCCTGCCAAAGATATGCCCAAACACCGTTTTGATACACTCGGTGTGATCTTGCTGTTCATGCTCGGTATTTTCACCGTGTTTGCGCTTGGCAACGTGCTCCCAGATGGAGTCTCCTCCCCATTCGTGTACATCCCCGCCGCGATCTCGGTCGTGTTGTTATTGTTATTTGTCTTTGTCGAACTCGGTGTGCCACATCCGATTGTGAATTTCAAACTCGTGGCGTCCCGTCGATCACTATTAGGCGCGGTGATCGCCATTGTCTCCAACTTGCTCATGCTCGTGGCCATGTCTGGTTTGGGATTCGCGATGAAAACCGTCGGCAAGGTGCCAAGCAACGCGTTGCCCACGGTCTACTGTGGACTGGTGGTAAGCGTCACCGTCGCCGCAGTGTTAGCAGCCAGCCTGTTCGATCGAATCGGCGCCGGACCGCTCGTCCTCGTCGGGTCCGCGTGTATGCTTTGGGCGTCCTATCGACTCATGGTCCTCGGGTCGAATGTGCCGCTCGACGAACTGCGGATCCTACTGGTTCTGCTTGCAAGTGGCGTTGGACTCAATTTTGTCGTTGGATTGGTGACCTGCGCCCTTGGCGGGCCGTTGAATCAGCTCCCGAGGACTATGACCGTCGTACAGTTCCTACGCGTGCTCTTCTATTCGACCATCGCGCCGATTTCACAATGGTTCTTAAACCAAGTCACCGCCACTGACACGGCCAGGGATAGTTGGGGAATCAGTGTGGCAAATCCAGCGACAGCGGCCCGTCTACACTCGCTTGTCGAGCAGTACGCCACACTTTCCGGTTCGCAATCAACTGCCAAACAACTTGCCATGAACGTGGTAGCGAGTCGCCTGCAAAGCCGCGCTGCCTTGTCCTCTACGCACCACATCTTTTTCGTCGCGTTTGCCGCCAGCGCCTGTCTTGTCGTTCTCTCCTGTATTCTATTATTGATGGGCAAGGGGCCTTCCATTTCCCATAAAGGGGAGCATTAG
- a CDS encoding peptidoglycan-binding protein: MLGKMVSFVAGTSAVAAMAALTIIPPTASAATSPSVNHSVTQLQTELATLGYLPLTSNFQWRFTPPASLKSLWQKGSNNVMTKGAVMEFQEVNHLAIDGIAGPQTWAALTKAYSQRKMNPYGYTYVLVSEKSPETLQIWSNGKLVLSSLANTGIASRPTAIGTFPVYARYLTQEMQGTNPDGSHYDDPGVPYVNYFYGGDAVHGFWRSSYGSPQSLGCVELPVASAQKAWNYIHYGTLVTIQKSAATTSGSSTFTSYPTLRQGMFNNAYVKILQKALGTAVDGDFGPNTERAVKSFQTRHGLVADGIVGPNTWKALLA, translated from the coding sequence GTGCTAGGAAAGATGGTGTCTTTTGTGGCGGGTACGTCTGCCGTGGCAGCGATGGCAGCGCTGACCATCATCCCGCCTACTGCTTCGGCTGCAACTTCTCCGTCTGTCAACCATTCCGTCACACAGCTACAAACAGAGCTCGCCACGCTGGGATATCTGCCACTGACGAGCAATTTTCAGTGGCGCTTCACGCCACCTGCGAGTCTCAAATCCCTTTGGCAAAAAGGTTCTAACAACGTGATGACGAAGGGCGCGGTCATGGAGTTTCAAGAGGTCAACCACCTCGCCATCGACGGCATCGCAGGTCCCCAGACGTGGGCGGCACTGACGAAGGCGTATAGTCAGAGAAAGATGAACCCCTACGGGTACACATACGTCCTCGTGTCGGAGAAGTCCCCGGAAACATTGCAAATCTGGTCAAACGGGAAGTTGGTCCTATCGTCCCTAGCAAATACCGGAATCGCATCACGCCCCACCGCAATTGGAACGTTCCCGGTGTATGCTCGGTACCTGACACAAGAGATGCAAGGGACCAATCCCGACGGATCGCACTATGATGATCCAGGCGTTCCCTATGTGAACTATTTCTACGGCGGTGACGCAGTTCACGGCTTCTGGCGAAGTTCCTACGGTTCTCCGCAGAGCCTCGGGTGTGTGGAACTGCCTGTAGCCAGCGCACAGAAGGCCTGGAACTACATCCACTACGGGACACTCGTCACCATTCAAAAGAGTGCTGCGACGACGTCCGGTTCGTCCACATTTACAAGTTATCCGACGCTTCGCCAAGGGATGTTCAACAACGCGTATGTGAAAATCCTGCAAAAGGCGCTTGGGACCGCGGTGGATGGCGATTTTGGACCGAACACGGAGCGCGCGGTGAAAAGCTTTCAGACAAGGCACGGCTTAGTCGCCGACGGGATCGTTGGACCGAACACGTGGAAGGCTCTCTTAGCATAA
- a CDS encoding recombinase family protein produces MASGNFPENLANVWVYLRKSREDREAEERARKEGRYDIETLARHRRKLFELAHAFQWKITRVFEEVASGEYISERPEMMKLLEGVEMGEADAVLAMDIDRLGRGDMEDQGRILRVFRETETLLLTPDKVYDLSDEMDEEWTEFKAFFARRELKMITKRMQRGRIASVQDGKYLGTRPPFGYDIGEDLVLVPNGDANTVRMIFDLHVNRGMGGGHIAAYLNSLGVKTATGKTWRSANVVSILRNAHYAGDIVWGRIKHDKRKGTQRKRSEDEVIRASGRHEPLISKEMFERSATIRASRSHAPVGFRKGIANPMASLVECSKCGEKLIRRPYTKQASHLICKNPTCDQRSTRLDIVENRIMQALQVWLYDYTLSYHELSTAAARPTKATFSLASRLSQIDQDIARVETQQNNLQNLLEQGIYDGPTYLVRQQKLLDELTQLRQQKVAVQSEIAETRQIDEAMHDVIPRVTRVLDLYPKMKSPAEQNKLLRSILHKVVYNKEKWQRGDEFDLDIYPAFDVSRALSSDVTDNRFK; encoded by the coding sequence ATGGCTTCCGGAAACTTTCCCGAAAACCTCGCGAACGTCTGGGTGTACCTCCGCAAGTCACGCGAGGACCGCGAAGCTGAAGAACGCGCGCGCAAGGAAGGGCGATACGACATTGAGACCTTGGCCCGCCACCGCCGCAAACTATTCGAATTGGCGCACGCGTTTCAGTGGAAGATCACGCGGGTATTTGAAGAAGTCGCATCTGGCGAGTACATTTCGGAACGCCCAGAGATGATGAAACTACTGGAAGGCGTGGAGATGGGTGAAGCCGACGCCGTCTTAGCGATGGATATCGACCGCCTGGGCCGTGGGGATATGGAGGACCAGGGGAGAATTCTGCGCGTCTTCCGCGAAACGGAAACCCTTCTTCTGACCCCCGACAAGGTGTATGACCTGTCCGACGAGATGGATGAAGAGTGGACCGAATTTAAAGCCTTCTTTGCCCGCCGCGAACTCAAGATGATCACAAAGCGCATGCAGCGCGGCCGGATCGCCAGTGTACAGGATGGAAAGTACCTGGGCACGCGTCCGCCGTTCGGCTACGACATCGGCGAGGATTTAGTGCTCGTCCCAAATGGCGATGCGAACACCGTCCGGATGATTTTCGACCTCCATGTGAACCGCGGGATGGGTGGTGGCCACATCGCCGCATATCTGAACTCGCTGGGCGTCAAGACTGCGACGGGAAAGACGTGGCGTTCGGCCAACGTCGTCTCCATCTTGAGAAATGCGCACTACGCAGGCGACATCGTGTGGGGGCGTATCAAACACGACAAGCGAAAGGGCACGCAGAGAAAACGTTCCGAAGACGAAGTCATTCGCGCCTCGGGCCGTCACGAACCTCTGATTTCGAAGGAGATGTTCGAACGCAGCGCTACCATCAGAGCGTCCCGCTCGCATGCACCGGTTGGATTCCGCAAGGGCATCGCCAACCCGATGGCCAGCCTCGTCGAATGCTCGAAATGCGGCGAGAAACTGATTCGGCGTCCGTATACGAAACAGGCCTCGCACCTGATCTGCAAGAACCCAACCTGCGATCAGCGCAGTACGCGGCTGGATATCGTGGAAAACCGGATTATGCAAGCGCTCCAGGTTTGGTTATACGACTACACGTTGTCGTATCACGAGTTGTCTACGGCGGCGGCAAGGCCAACAAAGGCGACATTCAGCCTGGCAAGCCGGCTATCTCAAATCGACCAGGATATCGCTCGCGTCGAGACGCAGCAGAACAATCTTCAAAACCTGCTCGAGCAAGGTATTTACGACGGTCCGACATACCTAGTGCGCCAGCAGAAACTCTTGGACGAATTGACCCAACTGCGCCAGCAGAAGGTAGCCGTGCAGAGCGAGATAGCAGAAACCAGACAGATTGACGAGGCTATGCACGACGTCATTCCACGCGTTACGCGCGTCCTCGACTTGTACCCGAAGATGAAGAGCCCTGCAGAACAGAACAAACTGCTTCGTTCTATTCTTCACAAAGTGGTATACAACAAGGAGAAGTGGCAGCGAGGTGACGAGTTCGATTTAGACATCTATCCCGCCTTCGATGTCTCCCGCGCGCTGTCATCCGATGTCACAGACAACAGGTTCAAGTGA
- a CDS encoding sigma factor-like helix-turn-helix DNA-binding protein: MNKRMEISGMIKLLDVLDERERKVIELRFGLVDGREWTQNEVADELEISRSYVSRLEKRALLKMFHQSYAGQERKKAYIYKRNSR, encoded by the coding sequence GTGAACAAGCGCATGGAGATCAGCGGCATGATCAAGCTCCTCGACGTGCTCGACGAACGTGAGCGCAAGGTCATCGAGTTGAGATTCGGACTCGTCGACGGGCGCGAATGGACGCAAAATGAAGTGGCGGATGAACTAGAAATTTCTAGATCCTATGTATCAAGACTGGAAAAGCGAGCCCTCTTGAAAATGTTTCATCAGTCGTATGCGGGCCAGGAACGTAAAAAGGCATATATTTACAAGCGAAACTCGCGATAA
- a CDS encoding trypsin-like peptidase domain-containing protein gives MGRRWDDFDDWPKERRRGRKTAIMWPSIGLGLAVFYVLGIWTGAGIAHPRGSNVVYLPSQTPSSSSSQSGSGNGSGTSIPSSSGSTLVTDIYNQTKNSIFTITAVNSSGSQNSGAQEDIGTGFLIDTRGDVATNAHVVGSAKTVELSVGNQTFKGTVLDADTLDDLAIVHINAPSTMRPLPLGSVKSLQPGNLVVAIGNPFELTASVSSGIVSGLNRSMSESGGHVMNGMIQTDAPLNPGNSGGPLLNANGQVVGINTLIESPIEGSIGIGFAIPIDRLVNLEQKLLSGQQIEHAWLGIEGMDIDSLMQQEMKLGSSTGVYVTSVTKNSPAAKAGLHGDSNAAKLNSASDSADPFKILKGDGDIIVGIDGKTVTTIEQLTQYIDNDEPGQTVTLSVLRGGKSQDVKVTLAPWPGQ, from the coding sequence ATGGGGCGTCGCTGGGATGATTTCGACGATTGGCCAAAAGAACGCCGCAGGGGTCGGAAAACTGCCATCATGTGGCCCAGCATCGGGCTTGGCCTTGCCGTGTTTTACGTGCTAGGCATCTGGACGGGAGCGGGCATCGCCCACCCGAGAGGGTCAAACGTCGTTTACCTTCCGTCGCAGACTCCATCTAGCTCGAGCTCGCAAAGCGGCTCTGGGAACGGCAGTGGAACAAGTATCCCTTCGTCGTCGGGATCGACCTTGGTCACAGATATCTACAACCAAACCAAGAACAGCATCTTTACGATCACCGCTGTAAACAGCTCCGGCAGCCAGAATAGCGGTGCTCAGGAGGACATCGGGACCGGTTTTCTCATTGACACGCGAGGAGATGTCGCTACCAACGCGCACGTGGTGGGTTCAGCGAAGACAGTCGAACTTAGCGTTGGCAATCAGACGTTTAAAGGAACCGTCCTCGACGCCGATACACTCGACGATTTGGCCATCGTTCACATCAATGCGCCGTCGACGATGCGCCCGTTGCCCTTGGGCTCGGTTAAATCGCTGCAACCTGGGAATCTGGTGGTGGCGATTGGCAATCCGTTCGAGTTGACGGCCAGCGTGAGTTCAGGGATCGTGAGCGGCCTCAACCGTTCGATGTCTGAGTCGGGCGGGCATGTGATGAACGGGATGATTCAGACGGATGCTCCGCTCAATCCTGGCAATTCAGGAGGGCCGCTGTTGAACGCGAACGGACAGGTGGTCGGGATCAACACGCTGATCGAGAGTCCGATCGAGGGCTCCATTGGCATCGGCTTCGCTATCCCGATCGACAGGCTCGTGAACCTTGAACAGAAGCTGCTCTCTGGCCAACAGATCGAACACGCGTGGTTGGGCATCGAAGGGATGGACATCGATTCGCTGATGCAGCAGGAGATGAAGCTCGGCAGCAGCACCGGCGTCTATGTCACAAGTGTCACCAAGAACAGCCCTGCGGCCAAAGCGGGCCTGCACGGCGATTCCAACGCGGCGAAGCTGAACAGTGCCAGTGATTCGGCAGACCCGTTCAAAATCCTTAAGGGGGACGGGGATATCATCGTCGGGATCGACGGGAAGACGGTTACGACCATTGAGCAGTTGACGCAATACATCGATAATGACGAGCCTGGGCAAACCGTGACCCTGTCCGTCCTTCGAGGCGGCAAATCGCAGGATGTCAAGGTGACGCTCGCGCCCTGGCCTGGGCAATAG